The DNA region AAGGGGGGAAATTATCTGCTGAACATTGGCCCCAAGGGCGACGGCAGTGTGCCGGAGGAAAGTGTAAAATCCCTGCGCAGCATCGGTGCCTGGATGAAGGCGAACGGGGAAGCCATCTATGCCACTACCGCCAGTCCGTTTCCGAATCTGACTTGGGGCCGTTGCACCAAGAAACTGACAGCGAAGGGCGGGACACTCTACTTACACGTGTTCGATTGGCCGGCGGATGGCCGGCTCGTTGTCCCCAGCTTGCGCAATGAGGTAAAAAAAGCCCGTCTGCTCGCGACCGGCAAAAAGGTGAAGACCAAGGCGGACGGCAATGACCTCATCGTCACACTCCCGGACAAAGCGCCCGATGCCATTTCCAGCGTGGTGGCTCTGGACTTTGTTGGGACTCTAAAAGTGGAGTAAACTCCGTTTTCGCGCGTGAAAAACCTGCAAAGAAAGTTTGCATTTTGGGCGTAATTTGCTTTATTCGCGCCCGATCAACGATATTGTGAATATGAAAATTAATACCAGATACCTTGTAGCAACGGCGGCCAGCCTGGTCGTCATGGCGGGCCAACTCACCGCTGGTGAGCCGGTCAAACTGAACACGGGCAAGGTGAACACACCGATCAGCCCGTACATCTACGGCCAGTTTATTGAGCATCTGGGCCGCTGCATCTACGGCGGCATCTGGGCCGAAATACTGGAGGATCGCAAGTTTTATTACCCCATCACCGACACCTACAATCCTTGGGGTACAGATAGCGACAAGCAATGGAACGCGGGGGAATTTCGGTTCCTCAATGGCTCGCCTTGGAAAGTGATTGGCGCGCCGGGGACCGTGGCAATGGACACGAACAAGCCGTACGTAGGGCAACAAACGCCGCTGATCCACTGCGACGGCAAACTCGCCGGGATTTCTCAGGAAGGGTTGTCCGTTCTCAAGGGCCATAAGTACGAAGGGCGAATCATTCTCGCCGGGGATGCCACGGCGGCACCCATCCTGGTGCGCCTGGTTTCTGATAAGGGCGCAGTGCATGAGCAGAAAATCGCCCATCTGACTCCCGGTTTTAAGACCTACGAAATTGAGTTCTCCGTAGGGACCAACAGTGAAAACACCCGGCTGGAAATCGTCAGCAAGGGCAAAGGATCCTTTAAGATTGGGACGGTTTCCTTGATGCCTTCGGATAATATTCAAGGTTGGCGTCGGGATGTAATTGCGTTGCTGAAGGAATTAAACTCGCCGGTGTATCGCTGGCCGGGTGGCAACTTTGTGAGCGGGTACAATTGGCGGGACGGCATCGGCAATCGCGATCAGCGTCCGCCGCGTAAAAATCCTGCTTGGAAAGGCGTGGAGCATAATGACGTGGGGATTCATGAATACATGGAATTGATGGCGCTATTGAAGACGGAGCCGTATGTGGCCGTGAACACCGGCTTGGGCACCGTCGAGGAAGTGGCCGCCGAGGTCGAGTATTGTAACGGAACTACAGCGACGCCGATGGGCAAATTGCGCGCCAAGAACGGGCATTCCGCCCCGTACCATATTAAATGGTGGGCGGTGGGAAATGAGATGTACGGCAAATGGCAGTTGGGCCACATGCCAATGGCAGAATATGTCAAGAAACACAACCAGGTGGCGGAAGCCATGTGGAAAGTGGATCCCCAGATCAAGCTGGTGGGCGTTGGGGCCGCCGGTGATTGGACCAAGACGATGTTTACCGTCTGCGCCGGCCACATGGACCTGATCAGCGAGCATATCTATTGCAAGGAGAAGCCGGATGTCCAGGAGCACACCAAACAACTGGCCAAATCCATTCAGCGCGTGGCTACCGCCCATCGCGAGTATCGCAATTCCATCCCGGAGTTGAAGGGCAAGAATATCCGCATTGCCATGGATGAGTGGAATTTTTGGTACGGCAATTATATCTATGGTGAGTTGGGTTGCCGGTATTACCACAAGGATGGACTGGGCGTCGCCATGGGGCTGCATGAATACTTCCGTAACAGCGACCTCTACTTCATGGCCAATTACGCTCAGACGGTTAATGTCATTGGCTGCATCAAGACCACCCGCTCCGCCGCCGCGTTCGAGACTACCGGCTTGGTGCTAAAGTTATATCGGCAGCACTTTGGGTCGGTGCCCATCGAGCTTTCCCAACCCACGGGTAACCTGGACGTCTCCGCCGCGTGGACCGCTGATTTTAAGGCCATCACCGTGGCGGTGGTGAATCCCACCGCGACCGCCGAAACGCTGGCGCTGGATTTGACGGCGTTCAATACGGATAAGGTTCAACAATGGCTGATTCAAAATTCAGACCCGCAAAGTTTCAACGAGCCCGGCAAGCCCCCCGGTGTGATCATCAAGGAATCGCGGGTGAAGATTGCGAAGAACCAAGTGTCGGCCCCGGGATACTCCGTGGCGCTGTATCGGATTCCGCTACGTTAAGACTGGTTAGGCTTGCAGCACGCCCAGGAACCAACCGGGCGGGCGAATCGGCTTGCCGACAGGATCGGTGAACGCGTGGATCGTGTAGCCGCGCGTCACCTTCTTGCCGGTCTCAGCGTGGACAATCTCCACGTCGCAACGTAGTCGTGCCCGCCCCTCAATGGTCATGGTGCAAGTCATGCGCAGCGGGTCATCATATCGGGCGCGCCCCAGATATTCTACGTGGGATTCCACCAGCGGCAGAAAGGCACCACGCGTTTCCATCTCCGTGTACGGGATGCCGAGCTGCCGCAGTAATTCCGTGCGTCCCACCTCGAACCATTCCAAGGGGCGGGAGTTATAGAAGGTGCCCATCTGGTCCGTCTCGCTGTAACGCACCCGAAACGTGATGGTATGGGAAAAAGCAGGCGTCTGGACCGCCTGCCGGGTGGATGCGTGATTGGTTTCACTCATGCGGAAACGTGGTTAAATGCCGCTGCGTGAACTGTGAGCTTAAGAGAGCCCCTTGATTTCCCAACCTTTGCGATACGTGCGGCGAATGTATTGGTTGGCATCGGCCAAGTTGGTGAATTTGAGATGCGCGCCGTCCCATTCCAGCGTGGTCTTGGGGAAACGGGTCGCTACGCCACCCAACAGCACTGCTTCCGTCAAGGGACCGGAATAATCAAAACCAGCCGAGGTCTTGCCCTTGCCCGTGCAGGCTTCGGCAAACTGGACGTAATGGTTCTGCGGTTCCAGTTTTGGGTATTGAAAGTCTTTATAGGTGGTGTCCGGGTAGAGTTCCGGCTTCGCGATGTGCGGCAGCAGCATGGCCCCTTTGGTGCCGATGAAAACCGAGCCTTGACCCGGCAGTTTTCGGTCTGCTGGCAGCAGGGCTTGCACCTCGGCGGGTGGACGTTGTCCGCCATCGTACCAAGTCACCTTCACGGTCTTTTCCTCAGTGAACGGAGTGCCTGGGAATACATAATGAATGACCGCATCCGTGGCCCAGTTATGCGCATTGGGCACAAGCCCCTCGGAGCGCACCGATAACGGTGAAGTCAACGCCAGCGCGTTGAAAACGGGATCATAGATGTGGCAGCCCATGTCGCCAAACGTGCCGGTGCCAAAGTCCAGGCGTTTGCGCCAATTGCTTGGATGATAATAACCGGTGCCAATAAACGGGCGCTCCGCGCACACTCCCAGCCACAGGTTCCAATCAAAACCGTCGGGTATTGGGTCGGTCTTATCGGGACGCGGTAGCAGATCGCCCCATTTCTTGTCACTGAAGGCGTGGACTTCCTTGATTTTGCCGATCACCCCTTCCTGCACGAATTTCACCGCCATGCGATACGAAGTATCAGAATGGATTTGAATCCCCATCTGGGAGACCAGCTTTTTTTCTTTCGCGACTCGGGTGAGTTGCCGGACTTCGTAAATGTCGTGAGCCAGCGGCTTTTGGCAGTACACATGTTTGCCCGCTTGCAGGGCCGACATGGCAATCGGGCCATGCATGTGGTCCGGGGTTGAGACGTTGACGGAATCCAGATTCTTCGCCTCCTTGTCCAGCAGTTCGCGCCAGTCCTGATACACCTTCACGTCCGGTAAGCGTTCTTTCAGCTTGGCCACCCGGGTGGTGTCCACTTCCGCCACTGCCACCAGCTTGAGGAATTTGGCCGCGCCAAAGCTGCTGATATCCGAACCCGCCATCCCCGCCGCGCCAAAGCTGGCGTGGCGCAGAATGCTGTTGGGTGATTGCGCCAGCAGATCGCTCGTGATAAAGGGCGCGGCAATGCCGGCCAGCGTGAGTTGCTTGAGGAACTCGCGACGGTGAGCGGTAAATGTTTTCTTCATAAGGCGTCTATCCAATGTTAATGAGACGGCGCAAGCGCAGGTTTACTTCAACTTCTTAATGGAGATATTGCGAAACATGACCGGATCGTTGTGACCCGCAAACCCAAAGAAGCCCTGCGTCCGATCCTTGCCCGGGTGCGGATGATTTCCCATGTATTCAGTAACCTTGGAGAGGTCGCAATCGAGAATCACCGTGCCATTCAGTTCCACCTTGATCTTGGAGCCTACCACCGTCACCTCCTCGTAATTCCATTGACCGTTGGGCCGGTGGTAACCGCGTTGGGCCGCCACCATGCCGTAGGCGGAGCCATGCGCTTGGCGCGGGTCTATCTTGGCATTGCGGGCCTTTTCATAATTGTCGTCCAGCACTTGGATTTCACACATGCCCACATAAGCAGTATCGCCCTGGCCGGGATAGCGGATGGCCAGGCCGTTGTTGCCGCCGGGCGGCAGGTTAATTTCAAGGCGGACAATGAAATCCGAATACTCTTCCTTGGTGAAGATGGTGCCGCCCTTCTTCGGCTTGCAGACAATGGCTCCGTCTTTGACTTCGTAATTGTCAATCGGGCCGTCCCAACCGGTAAAGTCCTTGCCGTTGAAGATCGGCTCAAACCCTTCGGGGTCTTTGCCGCGCAACATGGCGTTGGCCTCCTCGGCGGATGGTTCATGCACAAACACGTTGCGCCACCGGATTTCTCCACCGTGCGTTTGAAGTTGCAGCGGACCTTCAGGCGGCAGCGGAATCACGCGCGCCTTGTCGTAATAATTCTCATGGATGGCGTTCTCCACCACCTGCTTATCATTCAGCCAGACCCAAGTGCGGGTGCCGAGTTGCACCACCTTGAAATGATTCCATTCGCCAAACGGTTTATCAGCGAGCACCGCCGGATCTTTGCCGGGCGAGCCGGCGCGATTATTCCACAGGCCGCCGGAACCTTTATCGGCGCCGAGCTTGAATTTCGCCTGCTCGGTATAATCCCAGATTTGCACCTGTGGCGTGCCTTTCAAGTAGATGCCGCTATCCGCCTTGGGGACCGTGCGGTAATCCAGCAGCAGTTCGAAATCGCGGTAGTTTTTATCGGTGGTGAGGTACAATCCTTTGCCGTCATTGATCAGCTCCTCGTTTTCCACGCGCCAGTGCGCTTGGATGTCGGGCAGGCTGGCATCGTGCTTCTGTTTGAAGTCTTCCGGCGAGAGCGCCAGGTATTTGCGAGGATCCTCGGTGGTGGCACCCCACCAGCCACTCAGGTCCTGGCCGTTAAATATGGCTTGATATCCAGCAGGTGGAACGGCGGTGAAGGCAATGACCTGGCTGATTCCCAGCGAGGCG from Verrucomicrobiota bacterium includes:
- a CDS encoding alpha-L-arabinofuranosidase C-terminal domain-containing protein, translated to MKINTRYLVATAASLVVMAGQLTAGEPVKLNTGKVNTPISPYIYGQFIEHLGRCIYGGIWAEILEDRKFYYPITDTYNPWGTDSDKQWNAGEFRFLNGSPWKVIGAPGTVAMDTNKPYVGQQTPLIHCDGKLAGISQEGLSVLKGHKYEGRIILAGDATAAPILVRLVSDKGAVHEQKIAHLTPGFKTYEIEFSVGTNSENTRLEIVSKGKGSFKIGTVSLMPSDNIQGWRRDVIALLKELNSPVYRWPGGNFVSGYNWRDGIGNRDQRPPRKNPAWKGVEHNDVGIHEYMELMALLKTEPYVAVNTGLGTVEEVAAEVEYCNGTTATPMGKLRAKNGHSAPYHIKWWAVGNEMYGKWQLGHMPMAEYVKKHNQVAEAMWKVDPQIKLVGVGAAGDWTKTMFTVCAGHMDLISEHIYCKEKPDVQEHTKQLAKSIQRVATAHREYRNSIPELKGKNIRIAMDEWNFWYGNYIYGELGCRYYHKDGLGVAMGLHEYFRNSDLYFMANYAQTVNVIGCIKTTRSAAAFETTGLVLKLYRQHFGSVPIELSQPTGNLDVSAAWTADFKAITVAVVNPTATAETLALDLTAFNTDKVQQWLIQNSDPQSFNEPGKPPGVIIKESRVKIAKNQVSAPGYSVALYRIPLR
- a CDS encoding thioesterase family protein, whose product is MSETNHASTRQAVQTPAFSHTITFRVRYSETDQMGTFYNSRPLEWFEVGRTELLRQLGIPYTEMETRGAFLPLVESHVEYLGRARYDDPLRMTCTMTIEGRARLRCDVEIVHAETGKKVTRGYTIHAFTDPVGKPIRPPGWFLGVLQA
- a CDS encoding DUF1080 domain-containing protein, producing the protein MKYAIPSCCSWMFTCAASLGISQVIAFTAVPPAGYQAIFNGQDLSGWWGATTEDPRKYLALSPEDFKQKHDASLPDIQAHWRVENEELINDGKGLYLTTDKNYRDFELLLDYRTVPKADSGIYLKGTPQVQIWDYTEQAKFKLGADKGSGGLWNNRAGSPGKDPAVLADKPFGEWNHFKVVQLGTRTWVWLNDKQVVENAIHENYYDKARVIPLPPEGPLQLQTHGGEIRWRNVFVHEPSAEEANAMLRGKDPEGFEPIFNGKDFTGWDGPIDNYEVKDGAIVCKPKKGGTIFTKEEYSDFIVRLEINLPPGGNNGLAIRYPGQGDTAYVGMCEIQVLDDNYEKARNAKIDPRQAHGSAYGMVAAQRGYHRPNGQWNYEEVTVVGSKIKVELNGTVILDCDLSKVTEYMGNHPHPGKDRTQGFFGFAGHNDPVMFRNISIKKLK
- a CDS encoding Gfo/Idh/MocA family oxidoreductase, yielding MKKTFTAHRREFLKQLTLAGIAAPFITSDLLAQSPNSILRHASFGAAGMAGSDISSFGAAKFLKLVAVAEVDTTRVAKLKERLPDVKVYQDWRELLDKEAKNLDSVNVSTPDHMHGPIAMSALQAGKHVYCQKPLAHDIYEVRQLTRVAKEKKLVSQMGIQIHSDTSYRMAVKFVQEGVIGKIKEVHAFSDKKWGDLLPRPDKTDPIPDGFDWNLWLGVCAERPFIGTGYYHPSNWRKRLDFGTGTFGDMGCHIYDPVFNALALTSPLSVRSEGLVPNAHNWATDAVIHYVFPGTPFTEEKTVKVTWYDGGQRPPAEVQALLPADRKLPGQGSVFIGTKGAMLLPHIAKPELYPDTTYKDFQYPKLEPQNHYVQFAEACTGKGKTSAGFDYSGPLTEAVLLGGVATRFPKTTLEWDGAHLKFTNLADANQYIRRTYRKGWEIKGLS